From a region of the Hyalangium minutum genome:
- a CDS encoding phytoene desaturase family protein — MDVLIVGAGPGGLLSAINLAGLGLKVTVVEKDPVPGGRMKGLTLGEQNEYTIDTGPTIFQVPEILFKTFERAGKRLEDYVTLLPVEPMSRTWFWDGTYMDSFRDTERMAADLARFGPDKPAALKRWVADAEEKYRFIYGKFVATPADSLPGYIVPWLWGPNLRFKPWQTLYSHFNDYFKDDRITYGFAFSSKYLGLHPTTATSLFSIVPYLELAFGVWHPKGGFRAMAQGMMKCAQDLGVEFRMGTPVSRIWVEEGKARGVELSSGERLKADTVVVNADLPYAAKNLLDARWRKGRMTDGFLDKARYSPSLFMLYLGLDRVYDVPHHQISFSANGLKNDLAKLEDTTVDTEDPPFYVCNPCVTDPSVAPPGHSTLYVTIPTPHTGHPVDFKQAERILNERVPELLTKVGIHDITKHIRARRSWTAETWRDDFNVFRGAVFNLAHTMDQLGPLRPRVKNTEVSGLYFVGGGTHPGSGLLAIMESANIAADYISRDAGKGPLKSWPYVPPVQHAPAAK; from the coding sequence ATGGACGTCCTCATCGTCGGAGCAGGCCCCGGAGGCTTGTTGTCCGCCATCAACCTGGCAGGGCTCGGGCTGAAGGTGACCGTCGTGGAGAAGGATCCGGTCCCCGGCGGCCGCATGAAGGGCCTGACCCTCGGCGAACAGAACGAGTACACGATCGACACCGGGCCCACCATCTTCCAGGTCCCCGAGATCCTCTTCAAAACCTTCGAGCGCGCCGGCAAGCGGCTCGAAGACTATGTGACCCTGCTGCCCGTGGAGCCGATGAGCCGTACCTGGTTCTGGGATGGCACGTACATGGACTCCTTCCGCGACACGGAGCGCATGGCCGCGGATCTGGCCCGCTTCGGCCCCGACAAGCCCGCAGCCCTCAAGCGCTGGGTGGCCGATGCCGAGGAGAAGTACCGCTTCATCTACGGCAAGTTCGTTGCCACCCCAGCCGACTCGCTCCCCGGGTACATCGTGCCGTGGCTGTGGGGACCCAACCTGCGCTTCAAGCCCTGGCAGACGCTCTACTCGCACTTCAACGATTACTTCAAAGACGACCGCATCACCTACGGGTTCGCCTTCTCCTCCAAGTACCTGGGGCTGCACCCCACCACCGCCACCAGCCTCTTCTCCATCGTCCCCTACCTGGAGCTGGCCTTCGGCGTGTGGCACCCCAAGGGCGGCTTCCGTGCGATGGCGCAAGGGATGATGAAGTGCGCGCAGGATCTGGGCGTGGAGTTCCGGATGGGCACGCCCGTCTCCCGCATCTGGGTCGAAGAGGGCAAGGCGCGCGGCGTGGAGCTGAGCTCGGGCGAGCGCCTGAAGGCAGACACCGTGGTCGTCAACGCGGATCTGCCCTACGCCGCCAAGAACCTCCTGGACGCGCGCTGGCGCAAGGGCCGCATGACCGATGGCTTCCTGGACAAGGCCCGGTACTCGCCCAGCCTCTTCATGCTCTACCTGGGCCTGGATCGCGTCTATGACGTGCCTCACCACCAGATCTCCTTCTCCGCCAACGGCCTGAAGAACGATCTCGCGAAGCTCGAGGACACGACGGTGGACACCGAGGATCCGCCCTTCTACGTCTGCAACCCGTGCGTCACGGATCCCTCCGTCGCGCCGCCGGGACACTCCACGCTCTACGTCACGATCCCCACGCCCCACACCGGCCACCCGGTGGACTTCAAGCAGGCCGAGCGGATACTCAACGAGCGCGTCCCCGAGCTGCTCACCAAGGTGGGCATCCACGACATCACCAAGCACATCCGCGCCCGGCGCTCCTGGACCGCGGAGACCTGGCGGGATGACTTCAACGTGTTCCGCGGCGCCGTCTTCAACCTGGCCCACACCATGGACCAGCTCGGGCCGCTGCGCCCTCGGGTGAAGAACACGGAGGTGAGCGGGCTGTACTTCGTGGGCGGCGGCACCCACCCCGGCAGCGGACTGCTCGCAATCATGGAGAGCGCCAACATCGCCGCGGACTACATCTCGCGCGACGCGGGCAAGGGACCGCTCAAGAGCTGGCCCTACGTGCCGCCGGTGCAGCACGCCCCCGCGGCGAAGTAG
- a CDS encoding di-heme oxidoredictase family protein, which produces MIHKSLGVAVVLLMGILGAGESLAAPTYGAQSSGASSALFYINSTSWADIHYRVNNGGQVNVRMTLVGSQNQYTVTGLTSGSVVTYNFTYWDAACNCAFDTATATYTHGSSSPPDAGTGTPDAGSGTPDAGTGTPDAGTGGPTGSAVPLFNSTTPLEPALVENTSTAIITHVGERVRDRHARESQFQAYDHFLGKYFVNRTFYVDIIDEVAKGGSQITVNMHTVYPHDGTNFRAFFRGLNTVAEYFHNGTFTRVNDYLYTASVNYNAKEGRAIRVGDRMEIEIGVFLKQPVDGRFNYYSGAWLYIVGQGGIVPFEGVGSTLDSFPLPETAWAGGRTTQNYPYSNEPAERFMQMALNLAPVNTQTFVEGRRIHHTDFGTGAHSEADNPVFTEQANKLGNSYIARSCVACHVNNGRGLPPATNTTLTNLVVKVGKLSGSTNVSDPQLGAKLQPRSVSGTPEADVKITSWTTTNGTFSDGTAYQLRKPVYAFSNVIPTNYSARMTPQLVGLGLLEAVPESAIFALADPNDANGDGISGRMSTVVDPQTGQTRMGRFGWKASLARVRHQVADALNGDMGVTTSVYRSLDCGSSQQGCTGTSTELSDADLDKLVRYISLLGVNARRNLNDTQAQRGETLFQSAGCSKCHTASLPTSPYHPNSELRSQTIRPYTDLLLHDMGSGLADNLPEGTASGSEWRTAPLWSIGWTAGVSGGEAYLHDGRARNLSEAILWHGGEGEASKQSFVRMSAADRDALIKFLQSL; this is translated from the coding sequence ATGATCCATAAATCGTTGGGAGTCGCCGTCGTGTTGCTGATGGGCATCCTGGGAGCGGGCGAGAGCCTCGCCGCGCCCACCTATGGAGCCCAGAGCTCGGGGGCCAGCTCGGCCCTCTTCTATATCAACAGCACCTCGTGGGCGGACATCCACTACCGGGTCAACAATGGGGGCCAGGTCAACGTTCGGATGACGCTCGTGGGCTCGCAGAACCAGTACACGGTGACGGGTCTCACCAGTGGCAGCGTCGTCACCTACAACTTCACGTACTGGGACGCCGCCTGTAACTGCGCCTTCGATACCGCCACGGCCACTTATACCCATGGCTCCTCGTCGCCTCCGGACGCGGGCACGGGCACTCCCGATGCGGGCTCCGGAACTCCGGACGCGGGCACGGGCACTCCGGACGCGGGTACCGGTGGCCCTACTGGCAGCGCGGTCCCCTTGTTCAACAGCACCACCCCGCTGGAGCCGGCCCTGGTGGAGAACACCTCCACGGCGATCATCACCCACGTGGGCGAGCGCGTGCGCGATCGCCATGCCCGCGAGTCCCAGTTCCAGGCGTATGACCACTTCCTGGGCAAGTACTTCGTCAACCGTACCTTCTACGTCGACATCATCGACGAGGTGGCCAAGGGCGGCAGCCAGATCACCGTCAACATGCACACCGTCTACCCACACGACGGCACGAACTTCCGCGCGTTCTTCCGGGGCCTCAACACCGTCGCGGAGTACTTCCACAACGGCACCTTCACCCGCGTGAACGACTACCTCTACACCGCCAGCGTCAACTACAACGCCAAGGAGGGGCGTGCCATCCGGGTGGGCGATCGCATGGAGATCGAGATCGGCGTCTTCCTGAAGCAACCGGTGGACGGCCGCTTCAACTATTACTCGGGGGCGTGGCTGTACATCGTGGGCCAGGGCGGCATCGTGCCCTTCGAGGGCGTCGGCTCCACGCTCGACTCCTTCCCCCTGCCGGAGACCGCGTGGGCGGGCGGACGGACCACGCAGAACTACCCGTATTCGAACGAGCCGGCCGAGCGCTTCATGCAGATGGCGCTGAACCTGGCCCCGGTCAACACTCAGACGTTCGTCGAGGGCCGCCGGATCCACCACACGGACTTCGGTACGGGCGCTCACTCCGAGGCGGACAACCCGGTGTTCACCGAGCAGGCGAACAAGCTGGGGAACAGCTACATCGCGCGCTCGTGCGTGGCCTGCCACGTGAACAACGGCCGCGGCCTGCCTCCTGCCACCAACACCACGCTGACCAACCTCGTGGTCAAGGTGGGCAAGCTCAGCGGCTCCACGAACGTGTCGGATCCGCAGCTGGGCGCCAAGCTGCAGCCGCGCTCTGTCAGTGGCACCCCCGAGGCGGATGTGAAGATCACCTCGTGGACCACGACCAATGGCACTTTCTCGGATGGCACGGCCTACCAGCTGCGCAAGCCCGTCTACGCCTTCAGCAACGTCATCCCCACGAACTACTCGGCGCGCATGACGCCGCAGCTGGTGGGCTTGGGCCTGCTGGAGGCGGTGCCCGAGAGCGCCATCTTCGCCCTGGCCGATCCCAATGACGCCAACGGCGACGGCATCTCTGGCCGCATGAGCACCGTGGTGGACCCCCAGACGGGCCAGACCCGCATGGGCCGCTTCGGCTGGAAGGCGAGCCTGGCGCGGGTGCGCCACCAGGTCGCCGATGCGCTCAATGGCGACATGGGCGTCACCACGTCCGTGTACAGGTCGCTGGACTGCGGCTCGTCCCAGCAGGGCTGCACGGGCACCAGCACAGAGCTGAGTGACGCGGACCTGGACAAGCTCGTCCGCTACATCTCTCTCTTGGGCGTCAATGCCCGGCGCAACCTCAACGACACGCAGGCGCAGCGCGGCGAGACGCTCTTCCAGAGCGCCGGCTGCTCCAAGTGCCACACGGCCAGCCTGCCTACGAGCCCCTACCACCCGAACTCCGAGCTGCGCAGCCAGACGATCCGTCCGTACACGGATCTGCTCCTGCACGACATGGGCTCGGGGCTGGCGGACAACCTGCCGGAGGGCACGGCCTCGGGCTCCGAGTGGCGCACCGCTCCCCTGTGGAGCATCGGCTGGACGGCGGGCGTCAGCGGCGGCGAGGCCTACCTGCACGACGGCCGCGCTCGCAACCTCTCCGAGGCCATCCTCTGGCACGGCGGTGAGGGCGAGGCCTCCAAGCAGTCCTTCGTGAGGATGTCCGCTGCGGACCGGGATGCGCTGATCAAGTTCCTCCAGTCCCTGTAA
- a CDS encoding metallopeptidase family protein → MMGKREKRSLPGDSEQRLEQIAAAFDAEDLEGALEKTQALLKEAPGQPEALHYRAAALAGLGRQEEAVQAYQQALEASPEDLELILEMADFLLCRMGEDRDAVEEGLTLCGRGRKLAERADDVEHVYEFLLLEGMGLNQMGECTQALESLEEALGHMPRSIDAQVERAIALFELCRFKESQASFEKVLKDTPDEAWAHHYLGLIAERRGDAKEAKKRFGKAQALAPQEFPPPVSLAEPEFDQALESAVKALPEHVKGYLDNVTISVEDIPSDEELMDQTPPLSPCILGVFRGTPVGERSVTNAYDHFPAAIVLYQRNLERFAKTREELIEQIGITVMHEVGHLVGLDEDDLWERGLD, encoded by the coding sequence ATGATGGGGAAGCGGGAGAAACGCTCATTGCCGGGGGACTCGGAGCAGCGCCTGGAACAGATCGCCGCGGCGTTCGACGCCGAGGATCTGGAAGGCGCGCTGGAGAAGACACAAGCGCTGCTGAAGGAGGCGCCAGGGCAGCCGGAGGCGCTGCACTATCGAGCGGCAGCGCTCGCGGGGCTTGGGCGCCAGGAAGAAGCGGTGCAAGCGTATCAACAGGCTTTGGAGGCGAGCCCAGAGGATCTGGAGCTGATCCTGGAGATGGCGGACTTCCTCCTCTGCCGGATGGGAGAAGATCGCGACGCGGTGGAGGAAGGGCTCACCCTGTGTGGCCGTGGGCGGAAGCTGGCGGAACGAGCGGACGATGTAGAGCATGTGTACGAGTTCCTCCTCTTGGAAGGGATGGGCCTGAACCAGATGGGCGAGTGCACCCAGGCGCTGGAGAGCCTGGAGGAAGCGCTCGGGCACATGCCGCGCTCGATCGATGCGCAGGTGGAGCGAGCCATCGCGCTGTTCGAGCTGTGCCGCTTCAAGGAGTCGCAGGCGTCCTTCGAGAAGGTGCTGAAGGACACGCCGGACGAGGCCTGGGCGCACCACTACCTGGGGCTGATAGCGGAGCGGCGCGGGGATGCGAAGGAGGCCAAGAAGCGGTTCGGGAAGGCGCAGGCGTTGGCGCCGCAGGAGTTCCCGCCGCCGGTGTCGTTGGCGGAGCCGGAGTTCGATCAGGCGCTCGAGTCGGCGGTGAAGGCGCTTCCAGAGCACGTGAAGGGCTACCTGGACAACGTGACGATCTCCGTGGAGGACATCCCGTCGGATGAAGAGCTGATGGATCAGACCCCTCCCCTGTCGCCATGCATCCTGGGGGTGTTCCGGGGAACGCCGGTGGGCGAGCGGAGCGTGACGAACGCGTACGATCACTTCCCGGCGGCGATCGTGCTGTACCAGAGGAACCTGGAGCGCTTCGCGAAGACGCGCGAGGAGCTGATCGAGCAGATCGGCATCACCGTGATGCACGAGGTGGGGCACCTCGTGGGGCTGGACGAGGACGACCTCTGGGAGCGCGGGCTGGACTGA
- a CDS encoding response regulator — MNILVVDDDLSLCASLSQFLEGNGYTVYSAGDALQALDVMERQPVELIITDYLMPHVDGIRFTEMLKADPRFTEIPVLLITASPDVATTDKGLRRGVAMMLQKPVDMGQLLTLVRFAE; from the coding sequence GTGAACATCCTCGTCGTCGATGATGACCTCAGCCTGTGCGCCAGTCTCTCCCAGTTTTTGGAGGGGAACGGCTACACGGTCTATTCGGCCGGCGACGCCCTCCAGGCCTTGGACGTCATGGAGCGCCAGCCCGTGGAGCTCATCATCACCGATTATTTGATGCCCCACGTGGATGGCATCCGTTTCACCGAGATGCTCAAGGCGGATCCCCGCTTTACGGAGATCCCCGTGCTCCTCATCACCGCCTCCCCGGACGTGGCCACCACCGACAAGGGCCTGCGCAGGGGCGTGGCCATGATGCTCCAGAAGCCGGTGGACATGGGCCAGCTCCTGACGCTGGTCCGCTTCGCCGAGTAG
- the groL gene encoding chaperonin GroEL (60 kDa chaperone family; promotes refolding of misfolded polypeptides especially under stressful conditions; forms two stacked rings of heptamers to form a barrel-shaped 14mer; ends can be capped by GroES; misfolded proteins enter the barrel where they are refolded when GroES binds) — protein MAAKEIFFHQSAREAILRGVRILSDAVAVTLGPKGRNVVIEKSFGSPTVTKDGVTVAKEIDLENKFENMGAQMVKEVASKTSDKAGDGTTTATVLARAIYEEGLKLVAAGHSPMDLKRGIDKAVEVVVAELKKLSKPTADKKAIAQVGIISANGDETIGNIIADAMEKVGKEGVITVEEAKGLETTLDVVEGMQFDRGYVSPYFVTNRERMEVVFDDPYLLISEKKVSSMQDMIPILEQVARSGKPLLIIADEIEGEALATLVVNKIRGVLNVAAVKAPGFGDRRKELLKDIATLTGGMVVSEELGHKYETLTLNDLGRAKRVTVDKDNTTIVDGAGKKSEIEGRIKLIRSQIESSTSDYDREKLQERLAKLVGGVAVINVGAATETEMKEKKARVEDALHATRAAVEEGIVPGGGVAYLRTLPALDKLKLGGEQDFGVEIIKKALQEPLRKISSNAGCEGAVVINKVKEGTGAFGFNARTEVYEDLEKAGVIDPTKVERTALQNAASVASLLLTTEAMVADKPKKKSKGGGAGAGGGMPDYGGDDMDY, from the coding sequence ATGGCAGCGAAGGAGATTTTCTTCCACCAGTCCGCCCGGGAGGCCATCCTGCGCGGCGTCCGGATCTTGTCGGACGCGGTGGCCGTCACGCTGGGGCCCAAGGGCCGCAACGTGGTCATTGAGAAGAGCTTTGGTTCCCCCACGGTCACCAAGGACGGCGTCACCGTCGCCAAGGAGATCGATCTCGAGAACAAGTTCGAGAACATGGGCGCCCAGATGGTGAAGGAGGTCGCCAGCAAGACCTCCGACAAGGCCGGCGACGGCACCACCACCGCCACGGTGCTTGCCCGGGCCATCTATGAGGAGGGCCTCAAGCTGGTGGCCGCCGGCCACAGCCCCATGGACCTCAAGCGCGGCATCGACAAGGCCGTCGAGGTGGTGGTGGCCGAGCTGAAGAAGCTTTCCAAGCCCACCGCCGACAAGAAGGCCATTGCCCAGGTGGGCATCATCTCCGCCAACGGGGATGAGACCATCGGCAACATCATCGCGGACGCGATGGAGAAGGTGGGCAAGGAGGGCGTCATCACCGTCGAGGAGGCCAAGGGCCTGGAGACCACCCTCGACGTGGTGGAGGGCATGCAGTTCGACCGCGGCTACGTCTCTCCGTACTTCGTGACGAACCGCGAGCGCATGGAGGTCGTCTTCGACGACCCCTACCTGCTCATCAGCGAGAAGAAGGTCTCGTCGATGCAGGACATGATCCCCATCCTCGAGCAGGTGGCGCGCAGCGGGAAGCCCCTGCTGATCATCGCTGACGAGATCGAGGGCGAGGCCCTGGCCACCCTGGTGGTGAACAAGATCCGCGGCGTGCTGAACGTGGCCGCCGTGAAGGCTCCGGGCTTCGGCGATCGCCGCAAGGAGCTGCTCAAGGACATCGCCACGCTGACCGGCGGCATGGTCGTCAGCGAGGAGCTGGGCCACAAGTACGAGACGCTCACGCTCAATGATCTGGGCCGCGCCAAGCGCGTCACGGTGGACAAGGACAACACCACCATCGTGGACGGCGCCGGCAAGAAGAGCGAGATCGAGGGCCGCATCAAGCTGATCCGCTCGCAGATCGAGAGCAGCACCAGCGACTACGACCGCGAGAAGCTCCAGGAGCGCCTGGCGAAGCTCGTGGGCGGCGTGGCGGTGATCAACGTGGGCGCGGCCACCGAGACCGAGATGAAGGAGAAGAAGGCTCGCGTGGAGGACGCGCTGCACGCCACCCGCGCGGCCGTGGAGGAGGGCATCGTCCCCGGCGGCGGCGTGGCCTACCTGCGCACCTTGCCTGCGCTCGACAAGCTGAAGCTCGGCGGTGAGCAGGACTTCGGCGTGGAGATCATCAAGAAGGCCCTGCAGGAGCCGCTGCGGAAGATCTCCAGCAACGCGGGCTGCGAGGGCGCCGTGGTCATCAACAAGGTCAAGGAGGGCACCGGCGCGTTCGGCTTCAACGCTCGCACCGAGGTCTACGAGGACCTGGAGAAGGCCGGCGTGATCGACCCGACGAAGGTGGAGCGCACCGCGCTGCAGAACGCGGCCTCCGTGGCCTCGCTGCTGCTGACCACCGAGGCCATGGTGGCCGACAAGCCGAAGAAGAAGTCCAAGGGCGGCGGCGCTGGCGCCGGCGGCGGCATGCCGGACTACGGCGGCGACGACATGGACTACTGA
- the sinK gene encoding hybrid histidine protein kinase/response regulator SinK: METPAPLAHLLQALEVGDLATAKAAAAALQRSGPGSTQLAAEVLHELRQPLLGVKAYAQLLAEETGTVGPLKLLLAQVERMEQIISDFVRLSSDRTAPQQRLSLATPVWAAAKLFSLNPDSARISLEVEAPETITVQGNARLLEQLTLNLLNNARDAMGGRGRIKVLLTLEGSAPVLYVADWGPGIPREMREKIFEPYVSSSKRGTGLGLAVCKRIAQEHRAQISLAPTDTLPDQPPPSTVFRISFPATVEVPTTQRKRVLIVDDESIIRMVFRDLLGKEFEVLEAGTAEEALDLLRNERVDLIVTDKNLPGLSGLALAQQARMMNPQARILLMTGYPSLGTTQEALELGVMDYLLKPFDDIRQVRALIRAAIASPPAQPRTATGRRVDVIDDNATSSRTVMEALTRLGLEPRLISTTEIAAMEPPMAVVVSWDFTPAYGRKALELGKALAQGAPFIVLVEHLTMETTLDSLRAGAIACLPRLFFDAPALSRELSRALKLGTP, from the coding sequence ATGGAGACTCCTGCCCCGCTCGCTCATCTCCTGCAAGCCTTGGAGGTTGGTGACCTGGCAACGGCAAAGGCCGCGGCCGCGGCCCTGCAGCGCTCGGGGCCTGGCTCGACCCAGCTGGCCGCCGAGGTGCTGCACGAGCTGCGCCAGCCCCTGCTAGGGGTGAAGGCCTACGCCCAGCTGCTGGCGGAAGAGACCGGCACCGTAGGCCCGCTCAAGCTGCTGCTGGCCCAGGTGGAGCGGATGGAGCAGATCATCTCTGACTTCGTCCGCCTCTCCAGCGACCGGACGGCGCCCCAGCAGCGCCTGTCGCTGGCCACCCCCGTGTGGGCCGCGGCCAAGCTCTTCTCGCTCAACCCGGACTCCGCCCGCATCTCGCTGGAGGTGGAGGCCCCGGAGACCATCACCGTTCAGGGCAACGCCCGGCTCCTGGAGCAGCTCACCCTCAACCTGCTCAACAACGCGCGCGACGCCATGGGCGGCCGGGGGCGCATCAAGGTGCTGCTGACGCTGGAGGGCAGCGCACCCGTCCTGTACGTGGCGGACTGGGGCCCCGGCATTCCCCGGGAGATGCGGGAGAAGATCTTCGAGCCCTACGTCTCCAGCAGCAAGCGCGGCACGGGGCTGGGGCTCGCGGTGTGCAAGCGGATTGCCCAGGAACACCGGGCGCAGATCAGCCTGGCGCCCACGGACACGCTGCCGGACCAGCCGCCGCCTTCCACCGTCTTCCGAATCTCCTTCCCCGCAACTGTCGAGGTGCCCACCACCCAGCGCAAGCGAGTGCTCATCGTCGATGACGAGAGCATCATCCGCATGGTCTTCCGGGACCTGCTGGGCAAGGAGTTCGAGGTGCTCGAGGCGGGCACGGCCGAGGAAGCGCTCGATCTGCTGCGCAACGAGCGCGTGGACCTCATCGTCACCGACAAGAACCTCCCGGGCCTGTCCGGCCTGGCGCTGGCTCAGCAGGCGCGGATGATGAACCCGCAGGCCCGCATCCTGTTGATGACGGGCTACCCCTCGCTGGGCACCACGCAGGAGGCGCTGGAGCTGGGGGTGATGGACTACCTGCTCAAGCCCTTCGACGACATCCGCCAGGTGCGTGCCCTCATCCGCGCGGCCATCGCCTCGCCTCCGGCGCAGCCCCGGACGGCCACCGGGCGGCGCGTGGACGTCATCGACGACAACGCCACCTCCTCGCGCACCGTCATGGAGGCGCTCACCCGCCTGGGACTGGAGCCGCGGCTCATTAGCACCACGGAGATCGCCGCGATGGAGCCTCCCATGGCGGTGGTGGTGAGCTGGGACTTCACCCCGGCGTACGGCCGCAAGGCGCTGGAGCTGGGCAAGGCCCTGGCCCAGGGCGCGCCCTTCATCGTCCTGGTGGAGCACCTCACCATGGAGACGACGCTGGACTCGCTGCGGGCCGGCGCCATCGCCTGCCTGCCTCGGCTCTTCTTCGACGCGCCCGCGCTCAGCCGCGAGCTGTCCCGCGCCCTGAAGCTGGGCACGCCCTGA
- a CDS encoding demethoxyubiquinone hydroxylase family protein, which produces MPQTNPFHSVVPPRKLTDSELARSIRLNIEAELDAINLYAAHIEATDNEEAKAILQHVMDEEREHAALFWQLIARLDPQQAKHDSEASRKYQLIVSGAPHEDVESVGEGGGGGRAAEPPLPKQLTVGNLRR; this is translated from the coding sequence ATGCCGCAGACCAATCCGTTCCACTCGGTGGTGCCCCCCCGCAAGCTCACGGACTCCGAGCTGGCGCGCTCCATCCGGCTCAACATCGAGGCGGAGCTGGACGCCATCAACCTCTATGCCGCCCACATCGAGGCCACGGACAATGAGGAGGCCAAGGCCATCCTCCAGCACGTGATGGACGAGGAGCGCGAGCACGCGGCCCTCTTCTGGCAGCTCATTGCCCGGCTGGATCCCCAGCAGGCCAAGCATGATTCGGAGGCCTCGCGGAAGTACCAGCTCATCGTCAGCGGGGCTCCGCACGAGGACGTGGAGTCGGTGGGCGAGGGCGGGGGAGGGGGCAGGGCCGCCGAGCCTCCGCTCCCCAAGCAGCTGACCGTGGGCAACTTGCGCCGCTGA
- a CDS encoding diguanylate cyclase: MAQILLVDDEKMARTLYGDYLRAAGHTVVAVGSFEEFREALNADTYDAVVTDLILPGTDGMEVLRYSKERYPGVEVVVITGLDKVDPAVRAIKSGAAEYLVKPVAPEALEHAVRRALTTRDLLRENASLRQYVSLLEMGQRIATTLDRERLALAVASALEAQTQAQGVLLLLREGGPLKVHGHNGMAPELVTELEPILCSQLQGIRTPRSLDSLPGDFEHVIAFPASDADLSLGQIVLFFSRPPPENVPEVAGFLSRHYAMALRNMGRFSEVEDLAYMDDLTHLYNMRYLHLVLDREVKASQQTDIPFSLLFMDLDHFKAVNDTHGHLVGSRLLVEVGRVLKGCVRERDVVVRYGGDEYVVLLRNTDSGGALKVAERIRRTMENHHFIPREGISLSLTTCVGVASFPEHARDKGALLDMADRAMYRGKRGTRNVVYMAALDQEALPAERKVAG; this comes from the coding sequence ATGGCGCAGATCCTGCTAGTCGACGACGAGAAGATGGCCCGGACCCTGTACGGGGACTATCTGCGCGCCGCCGGCCACACCGTCGTCGCCGTGGGAAGCTTCGAGGAGTTCCGCGAAGCGCTCAATGCCGACACCTATGACGCGGTGGTCACGGACCTGATCCTTCCTGGCACCGACGGCATGGAGGTGCTCCGCTACAGCAAGGAGCGCTACCCGGGCGTCGAGGTGGTCGTCATCACCGGCCTGGACAAGGTGGATCCCGCCGTGCGTGCCATCAAGAGCGGCGCGGCCGAGTACCTCGTGAAGCCGGTGGCCCCGGAGGCGCTCGAGCACGCCGTGCGCCGCGCCCTCACCACGAGGGATCTGCTGCGCGAGAACGCCTCACTGCGCCAGTACGTCTCTCTGTTGGAGATGGGGCAGCGCATCGCCACCACCCTGGATCGCGAGCGGCTCGCGCTGGCCGTGGCCAGTGCGCTCGAGGCGCAGACGCAAGCCCAGGGCGTGTTGCTGCTGCTGCGCGAGGGCGGCCCGCTGAAGGTCCATGGCCACAACGGCATGGCCCCCGAGCTGGTGACGGAGCTCGAGCCCATCCTCTGCTCCCAGCTCCAGGGCATCCGTACGCCCCGCTCGCTGGACTCGCTGCCCGGGGACTTCGAGCACGTGATCGCCTTCCCCGCGAGCGACGCGGACCTGTCCCTGGGCCAGATCGTCCTGTTCTTCTCCCGCCCGCCGCCGGAGAACGTGCCCGAGGTGGCCGGGTTCCTCTCGCGCCACTACGCCATGGCGCTGCGCAACATGGGGCGCTTCAGCGAGGTGGAAGATCTGGCCTACATGGACGATCTCACCCACCTCTACAACATGCGCTACCTCCACCTGGTGCTGGACCGGGAGGTGAAGGCCTCGCAGCAGACGGACATCCCCTTCAGCCTGCTCTTCATGGACCTGGACCACTTCAAGGCCGTGAACGACACGCACGGCCACCTGGTGGGCTCGCGCCTGCTGGTGGAGGTGGGGCGCGTGCTCAAGGGCTGCGTGCGCGAGCGGGACGTGGTCGTCCGCTACGGAGGGGACGAGTACGTGGTGCTGCTGCGCAACACGGATTCGGGTGGCGCCCTCAAGGTGGCCGAGCGCATCCGCCGCACCATGGAGAACCACCACTTCATCCCGCGCGAGGGCATCTCCCTCTCCCTGACGACGTGCGTGGGAGTGGCCAGCTTCCCCGAGCATGCGCGCGACAAGGGCGCACTGCTGGACATGGCCGATCGCGCCATGTACCGCGGCAAGCGCGGCACCCGGAATGTTGTCTACATGGCAGCGCTGGACCAGGAGGCCCTGCCCGCCGAGCGCAAGGTGGCGGGCTAG